In Rheinheimera sp. MM224, one DNA window encodes the following:
- a CDS encoding CPXCG motif-containing cysteine-rich protein, giving the protein MDLLHKTILCPFCGHPTHITLDISGEDQDDIEDCSNCCNPIHVQTHKDELHNKVQVFIDAEDEQYY; this is encoded by the coding sequence ATGGACTTACTGCATAAAACTATTCTTTGCCCTTTCTGTGGCCATCCCACTCATATTACGTTGGATATCAGCGGCGAAGATCAGGACGATATTGAAGATTGCAGCAATTGCTGCAACCCAATCCATGTGCAAACCCATAAAGATGAGCTGCATAACAAAGTGCAGGTGTTTATCGACGCTGAAGATGAGCAGTATTACTAA
- the rpmI gene encoding 50S ribosomal protein L35, protein MPKMKTNKGAAKRFKKTGSGGFKRKQSHLRHILTKKSSKRKRQLGPKTLVAKVDVAGIARCLPYA, encoded by the coding sequence ATGCCAAAGATGAAAACCAACAAAGGTGCTGCAAAGCGCTTTAAAAAAACCGGCTCAGGCGGTTTTAAACGTAAGCAATCACATCTTCGCCACATTTTGACGAAGAAGTCTTCTAAGCGTAAGCGTCAGTTAGGTCCAAAAACGTTAGTTGCAAAAGTTGACGTGGCTGGTATCGCTCGTTGTCTGCCATACGCATAA
- a CDS encoding riboflavin synthase subunit alpha — protein MFTGIVQAKVKVSEISDQEQFRRLTLEVPVQLLQNLERGASISINGTCLTATEFSLTEPLGWVSFDVIDETLVKTNLGALTSGSLVNFERSLTFGREIGGHLVSGHVHGTATILAVTQTGANWRVDIELKSEFKPYVLSKGFISIDGISLTVGEVTANSFSLHLIPETLEVTTLGQRKAGDRVNIELDQQTVTIVDTVERVLAAKSL, from the coding sequence ATGTTTACAGGAATAGTGCAGGCAAAAGTTAAAGTCAGTGAAATCAGCGACCAAGAGCAGTTTCGTCGCCTAACTCTTGAAGTGCCGGTGCAGTTACTGCAAAACCTGGAGCGGGGCGCCAGTATCTCCATTAATGGCACTTGTTTAACGGCCACCGAATTCAGTCTGACTGAACCTTTAGGTTGGGTTAGCTTTGATGTGATTGACGAAACCTTAGTCAAAACTAACTTAGGTGCTTTAACTAGTGGCTCATTAGTGAACTTCGAGCGCTCTTTAACTTTTGGCCGTGAAATTGGTGGGCATTTGGTTTCTGGCCATGTGCATGGTACTGCGACTATTTTAGCTGTCACCCAAACTGGTGCGAACTGGCGGGTGGATATAGAGCTAAAGTCAGAGTTCAAACCTTATGTGCTCAGCAAAGGTTTTATCAGTATTGATGGCATCAGCCTGACAGTAGGTGAAGTGACAGCAAACAGCTTTAGCCTGCATTTAATACCTGAAACCCTGGAAGTCACCACTTTAGGCCAACGCAAAGCGGGTGACAGGGTCAATATCGAACTGGATCAGCAAACCGTGACCATAGTGGATACGGTAGAGCGTGTTCTCGCAGCAAAGTCTTTGTAG
- the infC gene encoding translation initiation factor IF-3: protein MKVGKKTLPANRPNRINEEINVKEVRLLGLEGEQLGVVITSEAIRLAEEAGADLVEISPTAEPPVCKLMDYGKFLFEKGKAAKEQKKKQKQIQIKEIKFRPGTDEGDYQVKLRNLRRFIEEGDKAKVTLRYRGREMAHLDIGIEMLNRIKEDMTDIAICESFPSRVEGRQMVMMLAPNKK, encoded by the coding sequence ATTAAAGTAGGAAAGAAAACTTTACCGGCGAACAGACCAAACCGTATTAACGAAGAAATCAACGTTAAAGAAGTACGCTTGTTAGGTCTGGAAGGTGAGCAATTAGGTGTAGTAATCACTTCAGAAGCTATTCGTTTAGCAGAAGAAGCAGGCGCTGACTTGGTAGAGATTAGCCCAACCGCTGAACCACCTGTTTGTAAGTTGATGGACTATGGTAAGTTCCTGTTTGAGAAAGGCAAAGCTGCTAAAGAGCAGAAGAAAAAGCAAAAACAGATCCAGATTAAGGAAATAAAATTCCGGCCTGGAACTGATGAAGGCGATTACCAGGTAAAACTACGCAACCTGCGTCGCTTCATTGAAGAGGGTGACAAAGCTAAAGTAACGCTCCGCTACCGTGGTCGTGAAATGGCGCATTTGGACATCGGCATTGAGATGCTTAACCGGATCAAAGAAGATATGACAGATATCGCTATCTGTGAATCTTTCCCAAGCCGCGTTGAGGGTCGCCAGATGGTCATGATGCTGGCCCCAAATAAGAAGTAA
- a CDS encoding MATE family efflux transporter: MLPFSRFEAKTILKLSGPIMLAQLTQTMMFVIDTIMAGRVSALDMAAIAVASAIWLPIILTLQGLLLALTPIISQLYGAKNHKAIPHNALQGFYLAMVLATVIVIAMQFIHLPLQYLSMEENLREKAVDYLVYVSYGVYPAAGYMIFRNLFEGIGNTKATMWIAFVGILVNIPANYVFIYGKLGMPALGGAGCGVATSLVFLAMFIAITIYAFRSRSTALYMKKPDNLKPNSKDLWHIIAIGTPIAFSLFFEVTLFSSIPLMIVHLGPIVVAGHQIANNYSALVFMLPMSMGMATTIRVGHLVGSNDVQELKKAVSTAVQLAMMMAVGIALVTYFGRFLVASLYSTDPAVLAVATSILVLACFYQISDAIQVVSACALRGLKHTKPIFFITFVAYWPIGFGLGTVLGLTDWILPKMGAHGFWIGIIVGLSCAAVMLALILKNQIRRLEDGKILQQQQATTFH; encoded by the coding sequence ATGTTACCTTTTTCCCGCTTTGAAGCAAAAACCATTCTGAAGTTATCCGGCCCTATTATGCTGGCTCAACTGACCCAAACCATGATGTTTGTTATTGATACTATTATGGCAGGTCGTGTCAGCGCGCTGGATATGGCGGCTATTGCTGTCGCTTCTGCCATTTGGTTGCCCATTATTCTGACCTTGCAGGGGTTATTGCTGGCACTGACTCCTATTATTTCTCAGCTTTATGGTGCGAAAAACCATAAGGCTATTCCGCATAATGCGTTGCAAGGTTTTTATCTGGCGATGGTGCTGGCGACAGTCATAGTAATAGCTATGCAGTTTATTCATCTGCCGCTGCAGTATTTGTCGATGGAAGAGAACCTGCGAGAGAAAGCAGTCGATTATCTGGTGTATGTCAGCTACGGAGTTTATCCGGCTGCTGGTTATATGATCTTCCGTAACCTGTTTGAAGGCATAGGCAATACCAAAGCCACCATGTGGATAGCCTTTGTCGGTATTTTGGTGAATATTCCGGCCAACTATGTGTTTATTTATGGCAAGTTGGGTATGCCCGCTTTAGGCGGCGCAGGTTGTGGTGTGGCGACGTCTTTAGTCTTTCTGGCGATGTTTATTGCCATCACCATTTACGCCTTCAGAAGCCGTAGCACAGCGCTTTATATGAAAAAGCCTGACAACCTGAAACCCAATAGCAAAGATTTATGGCATATCATCGCTATAGGTACGCCTATCGCCTTTTCGCTATTTTTTGAAGTGACTTTGTTCTCTTCTATCCCGCTGATGATTGTGCATTTAGGCCCTATAGTGGTGGCCGGTCATCAAATTGCTAATAACTACAGCGCCTTGGTCTTTATGTTGCCTATGAGTATGGGTATGGCAACTACGATACGGGTCGGTCATCTGGTCGGCAGTAACGATGTACAGGAGCTGAAAAAAGCCGTATCAACCGCTGTGCAACTGGCGATGATGATGGCTGTGGGCATAGCGCTGGTCACTTATTTCGGTCGTTTTTTAGTGGCATCACTCTACTCTACCGATCCTGCAGTATTGGCTGTGGCGACCTCTATTTTAGTACTGGCGTGCTTTTATCAGATTTCAGATGCGATACAGGTGGTGTCCGCTTGTGCCTTACGGGGCTTAAAACACACCAAACCTATCTTTTTTATCACCTTTGTTGCCTATTGGCCGATCGGTTTTGGTTTGGGCACTGTATTAGGTTTAACCGACTGGATTTTGCCCAAGATGGGCGCTCATGGCTTCTGGATTGGTATTATTGTCGGTTTATCCTGCGCTGCTGTGATGTTGGCGCTTATTCTGAAAAACCAAATCAGGCGATTAGAAGATGGCAAAATTTTACAGCAGCAACAGGCAACGACCTTTCACTAA
- the thrS gene encoding threonine--tRNA ligase, protein MPVITLPDGSQRSFDAPLSVLDVAKDIGPGLAKATIAGKINGQLVDACELITEDASLSIVTAKDQEGLEIIRHSCAHLLGHAIKQLWPNTKMAIGPVIDNGFYYDVDLDRPISSDDLAQLEERMLQLAKTEYDVVKKKVSWQQAYDTFAARGESYKMEILDQSVAKDDQPGLYHHEEYIDMCRGPHVPNMRFCQHFKVMKVAGAYWRGDSKNKMLQRVYGTAWADKKQLAAYLLQLEEAEKRDHRKIGKALGLFHWQEEAPGMVFWHNDGWTIFRELETFVREKLGEYDYQEVKGPFMMDKVLWERSGHWEKYSDNMFVTSSENRDYAIKPMNCPGHVQIFNQGLKSYRDLPLRMAEFGCCHRNEPSGGLHGLMRVRGFTQDDAHIFCTEDQVQAEVSACIKMVFDVYSTFGFKDVQVKLSTRPEKRIGTDEMWHRAEQGLAEALDANGIAYDLQPGEGAFYGPKIEFTLHDCLGRAWQCGTVQLDFALPGRLGASFVAEGNDRQVPVMIHRAILGSLERFIGILIEEYAGFFPAWLAPTQVVVMNITDNQAEYVQDLVKTFKSHGIRAISDLRNEKIGFKIREHTLQRVPYLVVVGDKEVEAGDIALRTRKGEDLGKMSVSDFVTKLTTEIKNRV, encoded by the coding sequence ATGCCAGTTATTACTTTACCTGACGGTAGTCAGCGTTCATTTGACGCCCCTTTATCTGTATTAGACGTTGCCAAAGACATAGGTCCTGGTTTAGCGAAAGCGACCATAGCCGGCAAAATCAATGGCCAGTTGGTAGACGCTTGTGAGCTGATCACTGAAGACGCTTCATTAAGCATTGTCACCGCCAAAGATCAGGAAGGACTGGAAATTATCCGTCACTCCTGCGCTCACTTATTAGGTCATGCTATTAAGCAGTTATGGCCCAATACCAAAATGGCGATTGGTCCTGTCATCGACAACGGCTTTTATTACGACGTTGATTTAGACCGTCCAATCAGCAGCGATGATTTAGCTCAACTTGAAGAGCGCATGCTGCAACTGGCCAAAACCGAATATGACGTAGTGAAGAAAAAAGTAAGCTGGCAACAGGCTTATGACACCTTCGCTGCACGTGGCGAAAGCTACAAAATGGAAATCCTCGATCAGAGCGTCGCCAAAGACGATCAGCCGGGTTTATACCATCACGAAGAATACATCGACATGTGTCGTGGCCCACACGTGCCAAATATGCGTTTCTGCCAGCACTTTAAAGTGATGAAAGTGGCGGGCGCTTATTGGCGTGGTGACTCGAAAAACAAAATGTTGCAACGTGTATACGGCACGGCATGGGCAGATAAAAAGCAATTAGCTGCTTATTTACTGCAACTGGAAGAAGCGGAAAAGCGTGACCACCGTAAAATTGGTAAAGCTTTAGGTTTATTCCACTGGCAGGAAGAAGCACCAGGCATGGTGTTCTGGCACAACGACGGCTGGACTATTTTCCGCGAGCTGGAAACTTTTGTCCGTGAAAAGCTGGGCGAATACGATTACCAGGAAGTAAAAGGTCCATTTATGATGGACAAAGTGCTGTGGGAACGTTCAGGTCACTGGGAAAAGTACTCAGACAATATGTTTGTCACCAGTTCTGAAAACCGTGATTACGCCATCAAGCCAATGAACTGTCCTGGCCATGTGCAAATCTTTAACCAGGGCTTAAAGTCGTACCGCGATTTACCGCTGCGTATGGCTGAGTTTGGTTGCTGTCACCGTAACGAGCCATCAGGTGGTTTACACGGCCTGATGCGGGTGCGTGGTTTTACTCAGGATGACGCCCATATCTTCTGTACTGAAGATCAGGTTCAGGCTGAAGTATCGGCCTGTATCAAAATGGTATTTGACGTCTATAGCACTTTTGGTTTTAAAGACGTGCAGGTGAAATTATCCACTCGTCCTGAAAAACGCATTGGTACTGACGAAATGTGGCACCGTGCTGAGCAGGGTTTAGCAGAAGCTTTGGATGCCAATGGCATAGCCTATGACCTGCAACCTGGTGAAGGTGCGTTTTATGGCCCTAAAATTGAATTTACTTTACACGATTGCTTAGGCCGCGCCTGGCAATGTGGTACAGTGCAGCTCGATTTCGCTTTACCGGGTCGTTTAGGTGCAAGTTTTGTTGCTGAAGGCAACGACAGACAAGTACCAGTGATGATTCACCGTGCGATTTTGGGCTCGCTGGAGCGTTTTATCGGAATTCTGATTGAAGAATATGCAGGCTTTTTCCCAGCATGGTTGGCCCCAACTCAGGTTGTGGTGATGAATATTACCGATAATCAGGCCGAATATGTGCAGGATTTAGTAAAAACTTTCAAATCTCATGGTATTAGAGCAATTTCTGACTTGAGAAATGAGAAGATAGGCTTTAAAATCCGCGAGCACACGCTACAGCGAGTTCCTTATTTAGTGGTAGTCGGTGACAAAGAAGTTGAAGCCGGCGATATCGCGTTAAGAACACGGAAGGGCGAAGACCTCGGAAAAATGAGTGTAAGCGACTTTGTAACCAAGTTGACCACTGAAATTAAAAACCGGGTCTAA
- the rplT gene encoding 50S ribosomal protein L20, which produces MPRVKRGVTARARHKKVLNQAKGYYGARSRVYRVAFQAVIKAGQYAYRDRRQRKRQFRQLWIARINAASRQNGLSYSRFIDGLKRASVEIDRKILADIAVYDKGAFAALVAKAKEALTA; this is translated from the coding sequence ATGCCAAGAGTAAAACGTGGTGTGACAGCTCGCGCTCGTCACAAGAAGGTCTTAAACCAGGCTAAAGGTTACTACGGTGCCCGCAGTCGTGTTTATCGTGTCGCTTTCCAGGCAGTTATTAAAGCTGGCCAATACGCTTACCGCGACCGTCGTCAACGTAAACGTCAATTCCGTCAACTGTGGATCGCGCGTATCAACGCTGCATCTCGTCAGAACGGTTTATCTTACAGCCGCTTCATCGATGGTCTGAAAAGAGCATCTGTTGAAATCGACCGTAAGATCCTGGCTGATATCGCTGTATACGACAAAGGCGCATTTGCTGCTTTAGTCGCTAAGGCAAAAGAAGCTTTAACTGCTTAA